The following are encoded in a window of Paraburkholderia sp. HP33-1 genomic DNA:
- the htpG gene encoding molecular chaperone HtpG: MAQETMSFQAEVKQLLQLMIHSLYSNKEIFLRELISNASDAADKLRFEAIENSALYENDPNLRIRVSFDKAARTVTIDDNGIGMSRDETIAHLGTIARSGTKEFFGKLSGDQQKDAALIGQFGVGFYSGFIVADKITVETRRAGLPASEGVRWESAGEGDFAVETIGRAARGTTITLHLRADEDELLSSYRLKSIIQKYSDHVALPILMNKEEWDAEKSEMVTKDEDETVNQASALWTRSKNDISDDQYKQFYQHISHDHQDPLTWTHNRVEGRSEYTQLLYVPAHAPFDLWNREQRGGLKLYVKRVFIMDDAEQLLPTYLRFVKGVVDSADLPLNVSREILQESRDVKAIREGVTKRALSMLEELANSENDADKEKYAGFWKEFGQVLKEGIGEDSANRERVAKLVRFASTHTGTTEQTVALADYVARMKPEQTKIYYVTADTWQAASNSPHLEVFRKKGVEVLLLTDRVDEWMLSFLNEFDGKPLQSVARGDLDLGALNDEEKQAQEKIGEEFKPLVEKMKDALKDKAKDVRLTFRLTDSPSCLVADDGEMSGYLQRMLKAAGQQAPEFHPILEVNPEHALVKGLHADSANFDDWCHLLFDQALLAEGGALEDPASFVKRTNALLLSRAG, translated from the coding sequence ATGGCACAAGAAACCATGAGCTTTCAGGCAGAAGTGAAGCAGCTTCTGCAACTGATGATCCATTCGCTGTACAGCAACAAGGAAATCTTTCTGCGCGAGCTGATCTCGAACGCGTCCGACGCGGCCGACAAGCTGCGCTTCGAGGCAATCGAAAACAGCGCGCTGTACGAAAACGATCCGAACCTGCGGATTCGCGTGTCGTTCGACAAGGCCGCGCGCACCGTCACAATCGACGACAACGGCATCGGCATGAGCCGCGACGAAACGATCGCGCACCTCGGCACGATCGCGCGATCGGGCACGAAAGAGTTCTTCGGCAAGCTGTCGGGCGACCAGCAGAAGGATGCGGCACTGATCGGCCAGTTCGGCGTGGGTTTCTACTCGGGCTTCATCGTCGCGGACAAGATCACTGTCGAAACGCGCCGCGCCGGTTTGCCGGCCTCGGAAGGCGTGCGCTGGGAAAGCGCGGGCGAGGGCGATTTCGCGGTCGAGACGATCGGGCGCGCCGCGCGCGGCACGACCATCACGCTGCATCTGCGTGCCGATGAGGACGAGCTGCTGTCGTCGTATCGCCTGAAGTCGATCATCCAGAAGTACTCGGACCACGTCGCGCTGCCGATCCTGATGAACAAGGAAGAGTGGGACGCGGAAAAGAGCGAGATGGTCACGAAGGACGAGGATGAGACCGTCAATCAGGCGAGCGCGCTGTGGACCCGTTCGAAGAACGACATCAGCGACGATCAATACAAGCAGTTCTACCAGCACATCTCGCACGATCATCAGGACCCGCTGACGTGGACGCATAACCGTGTTGAAGGCCGCAGCGAATACACGCAGCTGCTGTACGTGCCGGCGCATGCGCCGTTCGATCTGTGGAACCGCGAGCAGCGTGGCGGCCTGAAGCTGTACGTGAAGCGCGTGTTCATCATGGACGACGCCGAGCAACTGCTGCCCACGTATCTGCGCTTCGTGAAGGGCGTCGTCGATTCGGCCGATCTGCCTCTGAACGTGTCGCGCGAAATCCTGCAGGAAAGCCGTGACGTGAAGGCGATCCGCGAAGGCGTGACGAAGCGCGCGCTGTCGATGCTCGAAGAACTCGCGAACTCGGAGAACGACGCCGATAAGGAAAAGTACGCGGGCTTCTGGAAAGAGTTCGGCCAGGTGCTGAAGGAAGGCATCGGCGAGGACTCCGCCAATCGCGAGCGTGTCGCAAAGCTCGTGCGCTTCGCGTCGACGCATACGGGAACGACTGAGCAGACGGTGGCGCTGGCCGACTACGTCGCTCGCATGAAGCCTGAGCAGACGAAGATCTACTACGTGACCGCCGACACCTGGCAGGCCGCGTCGAACAGCCCGCATCTCGAAGTGTTCCGCAAGAAGGGCGTCGAAGTGCTGCTGCTGACCGATCGCGTCGATGAATGGATGCTGTCGTTCCTGAATGAATTCGACGGCAAGCCGCTGCAAAGCGTCGCGCGCGGCGACCTCGATCTCGGCGCGCTGAACGACGAGGAAAAACAGGCGCAGGAGAAGATCGGCGAAGAATTCAAGCCGCTCGTCGAGAAGATGAAGGATGCGCTGAAGGACAAGGCGAAGGACGTGCGTCTGACGTTCCGCCTGACCGACTCGCCGTCGTGCCTCGTCGCCGACGACGGCGAAATGAGCGGCTACCTGCAGCGCATGCTGAAGGCCGCGGGCCAGCAGGCGCCGGAGTTCCATCCGATTCTCGAAGTGAATCCGGAGCACGCGCTGGTGAAGGGCCTGCATGCGGATAGCGCGAATTTCGACGACTGGTGCCATCTGCTGTTCGATCAGGCCCTGCTCGCCGAAGGCGGCGCGCTGGAAGATCCGGCGAGCTTCGTGAAGCGCACCAATGCGTTGCTGCTGTCGCGCGCGGGTTGA
- a CDS encoding chorismate--pyruvate lyase family protein, with translation MSIRFDPADAHWRVAPLATFSAAQKDWLTRGGSLTAHLRALGAVAVRVTREAVALPWSDEAAALGLAPRAPVWVREVVLSVDDVPFVAAHSVTPRAASVGIWQATRRLRTRPLAELLYSDSSVARSSLVSRRVGEQHPLYRLAAREFDGGDRQAPHALVARRSVFERHGAPLMVTECMLPALWEHLRALDAAARAHAAASGAGAAHIAHGRMREHGRPLDHTASRAHSVPRSADERSR, from the coding sequence ATGTCTATCCGTTTCGATCCCGCTGACGCCCACTGGCGCGTCGCGCCTTTGGCCACTTTCAGCGCCGCCCAGAAAGACTGGCTGACCCGCGGCGGTTCACTGACCGCGCATCTGCGCGCGCTCGGAGCGGTCGCGGTACGCGTGACGCGCGAAGCGGTCGCGCTGCCGTGGTCCGACGAAGCCGCCGCGCTCGGACTCGCGCCGCGCGCGCCGGTGTGGGTGCGCGAAGTGGTGCTGTCGGTCGATGACGTGCCGTTCGTCGCCGCGCATAGCGTGACGCCACGCGCCGCGAGCGTCGGCATCTGGCAGGCGACGCGGCGGCTGCGCACGCGGCCCCTCGCGGAGTTGCTGTATAGCGATAGCAGTGTCGCGCGTTCGTCGCTGGTGAGCCGCAGGGTGGGGGAACAGCATCCGTTGTATCGGTTGGCCGCGCGTGAATTCGACGGCGGCGATCGGCAAGCGCCGCATGCGCTGGTCGCGCGTCGCTCGGTGTTCGAGCGTCATGGCGCGCCGCTGATGGTGACCGAATGCATGTTGCCGGCATTGTGGGAGCATTTGCGTGCGTTGGACGCGGCCGCTCGCGCGCACGCTGCCGCCTCAGGCGCCGGCGCGGCGCATATCGCGCACGGGCGGATGCGCGAACACGGTCGTCCACTCGATCACACCGCGTCGCGCGCGCACAGCGTGCCGCGTAGCGCCGACGAGCGGAGCCGCTGA
- a CDS encoding DNA-deoxyinosine glycosylase — MLRGFPPVVAADTHTLILGSFPGEASLAAVQYYAHPRNQFWKLLGAVFGESELHALDYDARLERVLKHGVGIWDVLAACHREGSLDSAIRNAKPNDFDSLLEHAPLLKKVCFNGKTAGRFAEVIGAAGYETLVLPSSSPANATLSFDQKLVIWQGIRC; from the coding sequence ATGTTGCGCGGCTTTCCCCCGGTCGTCGCTGCCGACACGCACACGCTGATACTCGGCAGTTTTCCCGGCGAAGCGTCGCTGGCCGCGGTGCAGTACTACGCGCACCCGCGCAATCAGTTCTGGAAGTTATTAGGTGCCGTGTTTGGCGAATCGGAATTGCATGCGCTCGACTACGATGCGCGTCTCGAACGCGTGTTGAAGCACGGCGTCGGCATCTGGGACGTGCTCGCCGCGTGCCATCGTGAAGGCAGTCTTGATTCGGCGATCCGGAATGCGAAGCCGAACGACTTCGATTCGCTGCTCGAGCATGCGCCGTTGCTGAAGAAGGTTTGCTTCAACGGCAAGACCGCAGGGCGATTTGCCGAAGTGATCGGGGCTGCCGGGTATGAAACGCTCGTGCTGCCTTCGTCGAGCCCGGCGAATGCGACGCTTTCTTTCGATCAGAAGCTTGTCATTTGGCAGGGAATCCGCTGCTGA
- a CDS encoding YncE family protein produces the protein MKPTTIFTIALSAAALAAAQHAWAGQAPGSLADPDIPVSHHDRVYAAEQFSNTVSVIDPADNKLVGLIRLGDPSPGNFSPLYKGQLLVHGMGYSPDHRTIAVVSIGSNSVSFIDTQTNAINHVTYVGRSPHEAFFTPDGKEVWVTVRGENYVAVLDGTTFEEKTRITVPAGPGMQIFSSDGKYGYVCSSFNPETEIVSVADHKIVGAVKQASPFCPDIAATPDGKQVWFTLKDVGKVQVFDARPPFALIKTLDTGPITNHVNIVHNANGMFAYVTVGGLNVVKVFRTDDFSQVATVPVGNLPHGLWPSGDGSRIYVGLENADAMTAIDTLTNKVIATIPIGQAPQAVTYVPNAVPEGDGSQNLQALGLAGQSAHITLVPAGSTKPTDAADAPTTVALFDQGLVQVLQAAVTGLQAKQPYVLGLADNPDGTGNVQVLANFMTNPAGSAIVNALGQIRQLVTPGVSSSDDKHRYLVIAPQASGQPWAPVQVQSP, from the coding sequence ATGAAACCCACAACAATTTTCACCATCGCACTGTCTGCAGCCGCGCTGGCCGCAGCGCAGCACGCCTGGGCAGGGCAGGCGCCGGGATCGCTCGCCGATCCCGACATTCCGGTAAGCCACCATGATCGGGTTTATGCCGCCGAGCAGTTTTCGAACACGGTGTCGGTGATCGACCCGGCCGACAACAAGCTGGTCGGCCTGATTCGCCTCGGCGACCCGTCGCCGGGCAATTTCAGTCCGTTGTACAAAGGCCAATTGCTGGTGCATGGGATGGGTTACTCACCGGACCATCGCACGATCGCGGTCGTCTCCATCGGATCGAACTCGGTTTCATTCATCGATACGCAGACGAACGCCATCAATCATGTCACCTACGTTGGCCGCTCGCCTCACGAGGCCTTCTTTACGCCTGATGGAAAGGAAGTCTGGGTGACCGTGCGCGGCGAAAACTACGTCGCGGTACTCGACGGGACGACGTTCGAGGAGAAAACACGCATAACTGTCCCAGCTGGCCCTGGCATGCAAATCTTCTCATCGGACGGGAAGTATGGTTACGTCTGCTCATCCTTCAATCCGGAGACTGAGATAGTTTCCGTGGCTGACCACAAGATCGTCGGCGCAGTCAAGCAGGCAAGCCCGTTCTGTCCGGACATTGCCGCGACCCCTGACGGCAAGCAGGTCTGGTTCACGCTCAAGGACGTGGGTAAGGTGCAGGTGTTCGATGCGAGGCCGCCATTCGCGCTGATCAAGACACTCGACACGGGCCCGATTACCAACCATGTAAACATCGTGCATAACGCCAACGGCATGTTCGCGTACGTGACGGTCGGCGGCCTGAATGTTGTCAAGGTGTTCCGAACGGATGACTTCTCGCAGGTCGCGACAGTTCCGGTCGGTAACCTGCCGCATGGGCTCTGGCCGTCGGGTGACGGTAGCCGCATCTACGTCGGTCTCGAGAACGCCGATGCAATGACTGCAATCGATACGCTGACCAACAAGGTCATCGCAACCATACCGATCGGGCAGGCGCCGCAAGCAGTCACCTATGTGCCGAACGCGGTGCCGGAAGGTGATGGGTCGCAGAACCTGCAGGCACTCGGCCTCGCTGGTCAGAGTGCCCACATTACATTAGTGCCGGCGGGATCGACCAAGCCGACAGACGCCGCCGATGCACCGACGACTGTCGCGTTGTTTGATCAGGGTCTCGTGCAGGTGCTCCAGGCCGCCGTCACCGGCCTGCAAGCGAAGCAGCCCTATGTGCTGGGCCTGGCCGACAATCCCGACGGCACTGGCAACGTGCAAGTTCTCGCGAACTTCATGACCAATCCAGCGGGCTCCGCGATCGTCAACGCGCTCGGCCAGATTCGTCAACTGGTCACGCCAGGTGTGAGTTCCTCCGATGACAAGCACCGCTACCTCGTGATCGCCCCGCAGGCGTCGGGCCAGCCGTGGGCTCCGGTGCAGGTGCAGTCGCCATGA
- a CDS encoding DUF305 domain-containing protein, with amino-acid sequence MRTPVPRTARTILSVVIALAISALCDSRAFTAGLQTAASDEAPFLAENDAAMTRMMEGMSVKPTGDVDRDFVAMMVPHHQGAIDMAQAELRYGHNEQLRRIAQEIVVEQQQEIVAMRVALGQPLPPSAPAQDQQKPASAPAAHTHPTPHPGMQMDMPNTTREEQ; translated from the coding sequence GTGCGCACCCCCGTTCCTCGTACCGCGCGAACGATCCTGAGCGTCGTCATCGCCCTTGCGATCTCAGCGCTTTGTGATTCGCGTGCATTCACTGCAGGTTTGCAGACCGCGGCTTCTGACGAAGCGCCCTTTCTGGCGGAGAACGATGCCGCCATGACAAGGATGATGGAAGGTATGTCCGTGAAGCCGACAGGCGATGTCGATCGTGATTTCGTCGCAATGATGGTGCCTCACCATCAAGGCGCCATCGACATGGCACAGGCTGAACTGCGCTATGGCCACAACGAACAATTGCGTCGCATCGCGCAAGAAATCGTCGTCGAGCAACAGCAGGAAATTGTCGCCATGCGCGTCGCGCTCGGCCAGCCATTGCCGCCGTCGGCGCCTGCTCAAGACCAGCAAAAGCCGGCTTCCGCTCCCGCCGCCCACACCCACCCGACGCCCCACCCCGGCATGCAAATGGATATGCCGAACACTACGCGAGAGGAGCAGTGA
- a CDS encoding ABC transporter substrate-binding protein, with protein MKKLIAAFSVTLLAISAGAAHAKDWSTIRFGTDATYAPFESKAADGKLVGFDIDLGNEICARLKAKCVWSENDFDGMIPALKARKFDAVLSSMSITPQRAEQIAFSTKIYNQPTRLVVKKGATILPTVESLKGKSVGVEQGTTQETYAKTFWAPKGANVVSYENQDQVYADLLSGRLDATLQDEVQADLGFLKTPRGAGYQFVGEELVDEKVLGVGAGIGLRKDDPDLKAKIDQAIADMLKDGTYKKLAAKYFAFDIYGG; from the coding sequence ATGAAGAAACTGATTGCAGCCTTTTCGGTTACCCTGCTTGCCATATCCGCAGGCGCCGCCCACGCAAAGGACTGGAGCACCATCCGCTTTGGCACCGACGCGACCTATGCACCGTTCGAATCGAAGGCAGCCGATGGCAAGCTTGTCGGTTTCGACATCGATCTCGGCAATGAAATCTGCGCGCGCCTGAAAGCGAAGTGTGTGTGGTCCGAAAACGACTTCGACGGGATGATCCCGGCCCTGAAGGCCAGGAAGTTCGATGCGGTGCTGTCGTCGATGTCGATCACGCCGCAACGGGCCGAACAGATCGCCTTCTCGACAAAGATCTACAACCAGCCGACACGCCTCGTCGTGAAGAAGGGCGCGACGATCCTGCCGACTGTGGAGTCGCTGAAGGGCAAGTCGGTGGGAGTCGAGCAGGGCACGACCCAGGAAACCTATGCGAAGACCTTCTGGGCACCGAAGGGAGCGAACGTCGTGTCATACGAGAATCAGGATCAGGTCTATGCCGATCTTCTGTCGGGCCGCCTGGATGCGACGCTGCAGGACGAAGTGCAGGCTGACCTGGGCTTCCTGAAGACGCCCCGCGGCGCGGGCTACCAGTTCGTCGGCGAAGAACTGGTCGACGAAAAGGTGCTCGGCGTCGGCGCTGGCATCGGTCTGCGCAAGGACGACCCCGACCTGAAGGCAAAGATCGATCAAGCCATCGCGGACATGCTCAAGGACGGCACTTACAAGAAACTCGCGGCCAAGTACTTCGCCTTCGACATTTACGGCGGTTGA
- a CDS encoding YlcI/YnfO family protein: MKFAAFPSIRVEPELRDAAESVLGEGETLSGFVEQSIRESIERRRNQSEFIARGIASREASRHTGDCSSNASSRAG; this comes from the coding sequence ATGAAATTTGCCGCCTTTCCATCCATCCGGGTTGAACCGGAACTACGCGACGCCGCCGAAAGCGTCCTCGGCGAAGGAGAAACGCTGTCGGGTTTCGTCGAGCAATCGATCCGCGAGAGCATTGAACGCCGTCGCAACCAAAGCGAATTCATTGCCCGTGGCATCGCATCGCGCGAAGCGAGCAGACATACCGGCGACTGTTCGAGCAACGCGTCGAGCCGGGCCGGATAG
- a CDS encoding GNAT family N-acetyltransferase, with product MDLRAAMQTPRPIVREAVFPADTHSLVALIREYVRWLDMDLSYRGFDAEMDAFEPVYTLPSGMFFVADAGGELAGCAGLLRHTAETAEIKRLYVREAFRGLSLGETLVTSVIRKAKSLGFSTLVLDSVPQTRFAQGIYERLGFVETAPYYENPVDGTRFLALKL from the coding sequence ATGGATCTGAGAGCCGCCATGCAAACGCCGCGGCCGATCGTTCGCGAAGCCGTTTTCCCCGCCGATACGCACAGCCTCGTCGCCTTGATCCGCGAGTATGTCCGCTGGCTGGATATGGATCTGTCGTACCGGGGATTCGACGCTGAAATGGACGCGTTCGAACCCGTTTATACCTTGCCATCCGGCATGTTCTTCGTCGCAGACGCCGGCGGCGAACTCGCCGGTTGCGCGGGGCTGCTTCGTCATACGGCAGAGACCGCGGAAATCAAGCGGCTCTATGTTCGCGAAGCATTCAGAGGGTTGTCGCTTGGCGAAACGCTGGTCACATCGGTGATCAGGAAAGCGAAGTCATTGGGATTCTCGACGCTGGTTCTCGACTCAGTTCCGCAAACCCGTTTTGCACAGGGCATTTACGAGCGGTTGGGGTTCGTCGAAACCGCGCCCTACTACGAGAATCCGGTGGACGGCACCCGGTTCCTTGCACTCAAGCTATGA
- a CDS encoding cupin domain-containing protein yields the protein MHSDSQPTPEQRGQYKTINLLDKISQIDGHWQPRVVAEMNDYQFKVVKLVGDFVWHRHADTDETFIVLEGRLRIDFRDRSIELLPGEMAVVPKGVEHKPYAGSEVKLLLIEPRGVVNTGDTTNERTAENDVWI from the coding sequence ATGCACAGCGATTCCCAGCCAACACCGGAGCAACGCGGCCAATACAAGACGATCAACCTGCTCGACAAGATCAGTCAGATCGACGGCCACTGGCAGCCGCGCGTCGTTGCTGAAATGAATGACTATCAGTTCAAGGTCGTAAAGCTAGTCGGCGATTTCGTCTGGCATCGGCATGCCGATACCGACGAAACGTTCATCGTCCTCGAAGGCCGGTTGCGCATCGACTTCCGCGACCGTTCGATCGAACTGTTGCCCGGAGAAATGGCGGTGGTTCCAAAGGGAGTCGAGCACAAGCCGTATGCCGGGTCCGAAGTGAAGCTGCTGCTGATCGAACCGCGCGGCGTCGTCAACACCGGCGATACGACCAACGAAAGAACGGCCGAAAACGACGTATGGATCTGA
- a CDS encoding AraC family transcriptional regulator: MDDDINQLQSDWISRSEPTDGIERIEAFFHGNAYSMHRHDTYAIGLTLSGVQCFHYRRGLRTSLPGQTMVLHPDEVHDGQAGTKEGFRYQMIYVQPAAIQEVLGGRPLPFVEGGVTNDPRLFEATKAALRQMRGDAEPLERDDALAGLALALDNASGARPTRKSANFAAAQRAREYLHASCTRAVTLDELAAVSGEDRWSLSRDFRTFYGTSPHHYLVMRRLEAARAMMLRGVCLVDTAAAAGFADQSHMTRHFRHAYGIPPARWLAIMSDRRAG; the protein is encoded by the coding sequence ATGGACGACGACATCAACCAACTCCAATCCGACTGGATTTCCCGTTCGGAACCCACTGACGGAATCGAACGCATCGAAGCGTTTTTCCATGGCAACGCGTACTCGATGCATCGGCACGACACGTATGCGATTGGCCTGACCCTCTCAGGCGTCCAATGCTTCCATTACCGGCGCGGTTTGCGCACCAGCCTGCCCGGACAGACGATGGTTCTCCATCCCGACGAAGTGCACGACGGTCAGGCCGGCACGAAGGAGGGATTTCGTTACCAGATGATTTACGTACAGCCCGCTGCGATCCAGGAAGTCCTCGGCGGCCGCCCCCTGCCGTTCGTCGAAGGCGGGGTCACGAACGATCCGCGCCTGTTCGAAGCGACGAAAGCAGCGCTGCGCCAGATGCGCGGCGACGCGGAGCCACTCGAACGCGACGACGCTCTCGCCGGCCTCGCGCTCGCGCTGGATAACGCGTCGGGCGCACGACCGACGCGCAAATCCGCAAATTTCGCGGCAGCGCAGCGGGCGCGGGAATATCTGCATGCATCGTGCACCCGCGCCGTCACGCTCGATGAACTCGCCGCCGTCAGCGGAGAGGACCGCTGGAGCCTGTCGCGCGATTTCAGAACCTTTTACGGTACCAGTCCCCATCACTATCTGGTCATGCGCCGGCTCGAAGCGGCGCGCGCGATGATGCTGCGCGGCGTTTGCCTCGTGGACACCGCGGCCGCCGCCGGCTTCGCCGACCAGAGCCACATGACCCGACATTTTCGCCACGCGTACGGAATCCCTCCCGCACGTTGGCTCGCGATAATGAGCGATCGGCGCGCCGGCTAG
- a CDS encoding NADP-dependent isocitrate dehydrogenase, whose translation MTTQQPTIIYTLTDEAPLLATAAFLPIIRTFTAPAGIEVETSDISVAGRILGEFPEFLTEAQRVPDNLAELGRLTSLPDTNIIKLPNISASVPQLTSAIRELQAKGYKVPDYPEDPKTDEEKAIRQRYSKCLGSAVNPVLREGNSDRRAPAAVKNYARKHPHSMAEWSMASRTHVAHMRHGDFYHGEKSMTLDHARDVKMELVTKSGKTLVLKPKVALLDGEIIDSMFMSRKALLAFYEEQMEDARKTGVMLSLHVKATMMKISHPIVFGHAVKVFYKDAFAKHGKLFDELGVNVNNGLVNLYEKLETLPESQREEVIRDMHACHEHRPELAMVDSAKGISNLHAPNDVIVDASMPAMIRLGGKMWGADGRPKDTKAVIPESTFARIYQEMINFCKTNGAFDPVTMGTVPNVGLMAQKAEEYGSHDKTFEVPEDGEARIVDLATGEVLLTQNVEQGDIWRMCQVKDAAIRDWVKLAVTRVRNSGTPAVFWLDPYRPHEAELIKKVETYLKDYDTTGLDIQIMSQVRAMRYTLERVVRGLDTISVTGNILRDYLTDLFPIMELGTSAKMLSIVPLMAGGGMYETGAGGSAPKHVKQLVEENHLRWDSLGEFLALAVSLEELGIKTGNNKAKILAKTLDTATGKLLENNRSPSPKTGELDNRGSQFYLAMFWAQELAAQTDDAELAAQFAPLATQLSANEQVILAELASVQGKPADIGGYYKPDFDKLAEVMRPSRTLNEALKSVRVE comes from the coding sequence ATGACGACCCAGCAACCGACCATCATCTACACCCTCACCGACGAGGCCCCGCTGCTCGCGACCGCGGCGTTCCTGCCGATCATCCGGACCTTCACCGCGCCGGCCGGCATCGAGGTCGAGACCAGCGACATTTCGGTCGCGGGCCGCATCCTCGGCGAGTTCCCAGAGTTTCTGACCGAAGCGCAGCGCGTGCCCGACAATCTCGCGGAACTGGGTCGCCTGACCTCGTTGCCCGACACCAACATCATCAAGCTTCCCAACATCAGCGCATCGGTGCCGCAACTGACGAGCGCGATCAGGGAACTGCAGGCTAAGGGCTACAAGGTGCCCGACTATCCGGAAGATCCGAAGACCGACGAAGAGAAGGCGATCCGTCAGCGCTACTCCAAGTGTCTCGGCAGCGCGGTGAACCCGGTGCTGCGCGAGGGCAATTCGGACCGTCGCGCACCGGCCGCGGTGAAGAACTACGCGCGCAAGCATCCGCACAGCATGGCCGAATGGAGCATGGCGTCGCGCACGCACGTCGCGCACATGCGGCACGGCGACTTCTATCACGGCGAAAAATCGATGACGCTCGATCACGCGCGCGACGTGAAGATGGAACTCGTCACGAAGAGCGGCAAGACGCTCGTGCTGAAACCGAAGGTCGCGCTGCTGGACGGCGAGATTATCGACAGCATGTTCATGAGCCGGAAGGCGCTGCTCGCGTTCTATGAAGAGCAGATGGAAGACGCGCGCAAGACCGGCGTGATGCTGTCGCTGCACGTGAAGGCGACGATGATGAAGATTTCGCACCCGATCGTCTTCGGCCACGCGGTGAAGGTGTTCTACAAGGATGCGTTCGCCAAGCACGGCAAGCTCTTCGACGAGCTCGGCGTGAACGTCAACAACGGCCTCGTCAATCTGTACGAGAAACTGGAGACGTTGCCGGAATCGCAGCGCGAAGAAGTGATCCGCGACATGCACGCGTGTCACGAGCATCGTCCGGAACTGGCGATGGTCGATTCGGCAAAGGGCATCTCGAACCTGCACGCGCCGAACGACGTGATCGTCGACGCGTCGATGCCGGCGATGATCCGCCTCGGCGGCAAGATGTGGGGCGCCGACGGCCGTCCGAAAGACACCAAGGCGGTGATTCCGGAGAGCACGTTCGCGCGTATCTATCAGGAGATGATCAACTTCTGCAAGACCAACGGCGCATTCGATCCGGTCACGATGGGCACCGTGCCGAACGTCGGCCTGATGGCGCAGAAGGCCGAGGAATACGGCTCGCACGACAAGACCTTCGAAGTGCCGGAGGACGGCGAGGCGCGCATCGTGGATCTTGCGACCGGCGAGGTGCTGCTCACGCAGAACGTCGAGCAGGGCGACATCTGGCGCATGTGCCAGGTGAAGGACGCGGCGATCCGCGATTGGGTCAAGCTCGCGGTCACGCGCGTGCGCAATTCGGGCACGCCCGCGGTGTTCTGGCTCGACCCGTATCGCCCGCACGAAGCGGAACTGATCAAGAAGGTCGAGACCTACCTGAAGGATTACGACACCACGGGCCTCGACATCCAGATCATGTCGCAGGTGCGCGCGATGCGTTACACGCTCGAGCGCGTCGTGCGCGGGCTCGATACGATTTCGGTCACCGGCAACATCCTGCGCGATTATCTGACCGACCTGTTCCCGATCATGGAGCTGGGCACGAGCGCGAAGATGCTGTCGATCGTGCCGCTGATGGCGGGCGGCGGCATGTACGAGACCGGCGCCGGCGGTTCGGCGCCGAAGCACGTGAAGCAGCTCGTCGAAGAGAACCATCTGCGCTGGGACTCGCTTGGCGAATTCCTCGCGCTGGCGGTGTCGCTTGAAGAACTGGGCATCAAGACCGGCAACAACAAGGCGAAGATCCTCGCGAAGACGCTCGACACCGCGACCGGCAAGCTGCTCGAGAACAATCGCAGCCCGAGCCCGAAGACCGGCGAGCTAGACAATCGCGGCAGCCAGTTCTATCTGGCAATGTTCTGGGCGCAGGAGCTGGCCGCGCAAACGGACGACGCCGAGCTCGCCGCGCAGTTCGCGCCGCTCGCGACGCAGCTGAGCGCCAACGAGCAGGTGATTCTCGCGGAGCTCGCCTCGGTGCAGGGCAAGCCGGCGGACATCGGCGGCTATTACAAGCCGGACTTCGACAAGCTCGCCGAGGTGATGCGGCCGAGCCGCACGTTGAACGAGGCGCTCAAGTCGGTTCGCGTCGAGTGA